The genomic segment CTCGAACGCGGCTGGCGCGAGCGCGACGACCCGGAGGGCAGCCGCACCGCCGGGCTGCGCAGCTTCGGCATCTTCGGGCTGATGGGCGGGGTCTTTGCGGCGCTGAGCGTGGCCTCGGGCGCGGCGAGCGTCCTCGCGGCGGGGTTCCTCGGCTTTGCGCTGCTCTTTGGCGCGTTTCAGTGGCGCGAGGCGGTGCATGACGGCACCTTCTCGGTGACCTCGCTGCTTGCGGGGCTGACGACCTTCGGCCTCGGCGCGTTGGCGGTGCTGGGCGACCGGGGGGTGGCGGTGGCCGCGGCCACGGCGCTGACCGCGCTTCTGGCCAGCCGCGAGGTGCTGCACGCGGGTCTGCGGCGCCTGAGCTGGGCCGAGCTGCGTTCGGCGCTGGTGCTTGCGGTGATGAGCGCGATCGTGCTGCCGCTCCTGCCTGATCGCACGATCGACCCCTGGGGCGGGCTGAACCCGCGCCAGATCTGGCTCTTCACGGTGCTGATCGCGACGATCTCCTACGCGGGCTATATCGCGGTGCGGGTGCTCGGGGCACGGCGCGGGGTGCTGGTGAGCGGGCTTGCGGGCGCGCTCGTTTCCTCGACGGCGGTGACGGTGGCGCTCGCGCGGATGGCGCGCGAGGGGGCGGCGCGGCCCTTGGCCGGGGCGGCGATGCTGGCGGCGCTCGTGTCGATCCTGCGGGTGAGCGGGGTGGTCGCGCTCCTGACCCCCGCGCTCCTGCCCCATATCGCGGGGCCGGTCGGCGCGGGCGGGCTCGTGCTCGCGCTCGCGGGCGGCGCGCTGATCGCGCGCGGCGCGCCCGCCGCCCCCGCGCCCGAGCCGCTGCGCAACCCCTTTGATCTGCGCGCGCTTCTGGCCTTCGCGGCCGGTTTCGCCGCGCTCTCGGTGGCCAACGCCGCGCTGGTGGGGCGCTTTGGCGCGACCAGCCTGCTCGCCAGCTCGGCGCTTTCCGCGCTGTTCGATGTCGATGTGGCGGTGCTCAGCGCGCTGCGCCTTGACCCGGCCACGCTCGGCCCCGATCTGATCGCGCGCGCGGTGCTTGTCGCGCTCGCCGCCAATACGGTGGGCAAAGTCGCGCTCGCGGCGGCTGCGGGGCCTGCGCGGTTCTGGGCGCCGCTCGGGCTTGCCAGCCTCGCCGCGCTGGCCGCGGGAGGGGCCGCCTGGGCGCTCCTCTAGGCCTCAGAGCGGCGCGATATCGCCCTCGGCGCGGCGCGCGTGGAACTCCGCCTCGAACTCCGCAAACCGCCCCGCCGCGATCGCCTCGCGCATGCCCTGCATGATCTCCTGGAAATAATGCAGGTTGTGCCAGGTGAGCAGCATCCCTGAGATCATCTCGCCCGCGCGGAACACATGGTGCAGATAGGCGCGCGAATAGCCGGTGCAGGCCGGGCAGGAGCAGGCCTCGTCGAGCGGGCGCGGGTCGTCGGCATGGCGGGCGTTCTTGATATTGACCTGACCGCGGCGCGTCCAGGCCTGGCCCGTGCGCCCCGAGCGCGAGGGCAGCACGCAATCCATCATGTCGACGCCCCGCTTGACCGCGCCAACGATGTCATCGGGCTTGCCCACCCCCATCAGATAGCGCGGCTTGTCCGCGGGCAGGAACCCGGGCGCGTAATCGAGAACGCCAAACATCGCCGCCTGCCCCTCGCCGACCGCAAGCCCGCCGATCGCATAGCCGTCGAACCCGATCGCCTTCAGCGCCTCGGCGCTTTCCTCGCGCAGCTCGCGCGTGACGCCGCCCTGCATGATCCCGAAGAGCGCATGCCCGGGCCGGTCGCCAAAAGCGTCGCGCGAGCGCTGCGCCCAGCGCATCGAGAGCCGCATCGCGCGCGCGACCTCCTCGTCGGTGGCCGGCAGCGCCGGGCATTCATCAAAGGCCATGACGATATCCGAGCCCAGAAGCCGTTGAATCTCCATGCTTCTTTCGGGGCTGAGAAAATGTTTCGAGCCGTCGATATGGCTCGAAAACGTCACCCCCTCCTCGGTCATCTTGCGCAAGGAGGCGAGGCTCATCACCTGAAACCCGCCCGAGTCGGTCAGGATCGGCCGCTCCCAGTTCATGAACTTGTGCAAGCCCCCGAGCCGCGCGACCCGCTCGGCGGTGGGGCGCAGCATCAGGTGATAGGTGTTGCCAAGGAGAATATCCGCCCCCGTCGCGCGCACACTTTCCGGCAGCATCGCCTTGACCGTCGCCGCCGTGCCCACCGGCATGAAAGCGGGCGTGCGGATCTCGCCGCGCGGGGTCGAGATGACGCCGGTGCGCGCCGCACCATCGGTGGCGTTCAGGGTGAAGGCGAAGTTTTGCGCCATGGGGGCCTCCTGCGGATCAGGCGCCGGGTGTAGCGCAAGCGCGCCCCGATGGGAAGCCGGGCGATCGCCCCTGCCCCGCCGCGCGCCCGGGCCCGACGGCGGCATGCGTATTTTTGCCAAGAAGAAACGGCAAGCGCGCGCCTTCTCCCTTCTTCTTGGTCCAAATACGCAAAAGCACCGCCGCAAGGGGCGCGCGGCCGGGCCTGAGCCTCACGCCTCCGCTTTCTTCTGCCACCGCCCGCTTTCGTCGTTCCAATATTGCGCCTTCGCCCCCGCCCTGGTCAGCGCGCGCCACTGGCCGCGGGCGTGCTCGACCGCCTGCCCGTCATGGCCGTCAAAGAGGATCCAGACCCGCTCATGCGCCTCGGTCTCGGCGGCGCTGACCTCCGCGCCATGGACCGACATCACCGCCTGAAACCGCCCCGCCCCCGCCACCGGCCCGGTGGTGAGCAGCACTGGTTGGAGCGCATCATGGGGCCCGCCCGCAAGGCCATGGGCCAGGAACCCCTCCTCGGGGCCGAGCCAGAGCCGATGATCGAACCGCGCCATCTGATCGGGCGCGCGGCCGCGCAGCTCCACCCGCCAGCCCTGCTCGAGCGCGCGCGCGAGCAGCATCGCCACGACATCCTCCACCGGCGATTGGGTCACATGATAAAAGAGCGCCGGCATCAGCCCTCCTTGGGCTCGAACCGCTCCCGCACCAGCCGGTCGAGCGTCATCACCCCCCAGCCCGTCGCCCCCTTCGGCGCGAGCGTGGTCTCGCCCGGCGGCAGCGCAACCCCCGCGATATCGATATGGCACCAGGGCGTCTCGTCCTTGACGAAGCGCTTGAGAAACGCCGCCGCGGTGATCGAGCCGCCCCAGCGCCCGCCGGTGTTCTTGATATCGGCCAGCCGCGATTTGATCAGCGGGTCATAGGCAGGCGTCAGCGGCATCGGCCAGGCGCCCTCGCCCTCGGCCTTGGCGGCCTTCAGCACCTCATGGGCAAAGCCGTCGTCATTGGTGAATACCCCGGCGTGCTCATGGCCGAGCGCGACGATGATCGCCCCGGTCAGCGTCGCCAGATCGATCATCGCGGCGGGGGCGAAGCGCTCCTGCGCATACCAGAGCACATCGGCCAGCACGAGCCGCCCCTCGGCATCGGTATTGATCACCTCGATCGTATCGCCCTTCATCGATTTGACGATATCGCCGGGGCGCTGCGCGGCGCCATCGGGCATGTTCTCGACCAGCCCCACGAGCCCCACGACATTGGCCCGCGCCTTGCGCAGCGCAAGCGTGCGCATCACGCCCGCGACAACCGCCGCGCCACCCATGTCCATGGTCATCTCTTCCATCCCCGCCGCGGGCTTGATCGAGATCCCGCCGGTGTCGAAACAGACCCCCTTGCCAACGAGCGCGAGCGGCGCGACGGGCCGGGCCACGCCGCAGCTGTCTTCCTCGTCGGGCAGGCCCTTCCACTGCATCACCACCACCTTCGAGGGGCTGACCGAACCCTGCCCCACCCCCAGAAGCGCGCGCA from the Rhodobacter xanthinilyticus genome contains:
- the tgt gene encoding tRNA guanosine(34) transglycosylase Tgt, with the protein product MAQNFAFTLNATDGAARTGVISTPRGEIRTPAFMPVGTAATVKAMLPESVRATGADILLGNTYHLMLRPTAERVARLGGLHKFMNWERPILTDSGGFQVMSLASLRKMTEEGVTFSSHIDGSKHFLSPERSMEIQRLLGSDIVMAFDECPALPATDEEVARAMRLSMRWAQRSRDAFGDRPGHALFGIMQGGVTRELREESAEALKAIGFDGYAIGGLAVGEGQAAMFGVLDYAPGFLPADKPRYLMGVGKPDDIVGAVKRGVDMMDCVLPSRSGRTGQAWTRRGQVNIKNARHADDPRPLDEACSCPACTGYSRAYLHHVFRAGEMISGMLLTWHNLHYFQEIMQGMREAIAAGRFAEFEAEFHARRAEGDIAPL
- a CDS encoding DNA polymerase III subunit chi, with the translated sequence MPALFYHVTQSPVEDVVAMLLARALEQGWRVELRGRAPDQMARFDHRLWLGPEEGFLAHGLAGGPHDALQPVLLTTGPVAGAGRFQAVMSVHGAEVSAAETEAHERVWILFDGHDGQAVEHARGQWRALTRAGAKAQYWNDESGRWQKKAEA
- a CDS encoding MgtC/SapB family protein, giving the protein MTPTETLLLDLATALAIGLLVGLERGWRERDDPEGSRTAGLRSFGIFGLMGGVFAALSVASGAASVLAAGFLGFALLFGAFQWREAVHDGTFSVTSLLAGLTTFGLGALAVLGDRGVAVAAATALTALLASREVLHAGLRRLSWAELRSALVLAVMSAIVLPLLPDRTIDPWGGLNPRQIWLFTVLIATISYAGYIAVRVLGARRGVLVSGLAGALVSSTAVTVALARMAREGAARPLAGAAMLAALVSILRVSGVVALLTPALLPHIAGPVGAGGLVLALAGGALIARGAPAAPAPEPLRNPFDLRALLAFAAGFAALSVANAALVGRFGATSLLASSALSALFDVDVAVLSALRLDPATLGPDLIARAVLVALAANTVGKVALAAAAGPARFWAPLGLASLAALAAGGAAWALL
- a CDS encoding leucyl aminopeptidase, whose protein sequence is MTHPVAIQFRETDPAALAAREGAIALLVDPGAGLGAAGRRLDKLARGALSRALASEAWGKAKPGEALEIGYPAGLAAERVTLIALPRRAGVEEARKAGATVAKGLGPQGALIVAEGHPRAAEVAFGLALRAYRFDYHTAEKPGFGPVEMMVAKPEEVARRAAPHAALAEGVFFTRDLVNEPANILTTDDFAARLAAMQELGLEVEILEEAELERLGMRALLGVGQGSVSPSKVVVMQWKGLPDEEDSCGVARPVAPLALVGKGVCFDTGGISIKPAAGMEEMTMDMGGAAVVAGVMRTLALRKARANVVGLVGLVENMPDGAAQRPGDIVKSMKGDTIEVINTDAEGRLVLADVLWYAQERFAPAAMIDLATLTGAIIVALGHEHAGVFTNDDGFAHEVLKAAKAEGEGAWPMPLTPAYDPLIKSRLADIKNTGGRWGGSITAAAFLKRFVKDETPWCHIDIAGVALPPGETTLAPKGATGWGVMTLDRLVRERFEPKEG